A region from the Algoriphagus machipongonensis genome encodes:
- a CDS encoding AraC family transcriptional regulator has product MEYYNKVIESINVRFLKGNNYQVEKPATIVNYEEPENTLVLLHHGSLKFGEDQELVNEGEVLFLPGGQKTVLTFGGSAKKSEMSLDQFTESKRKHLQSLSFREIKNTEDDCISMVSFESKVFDVVNFFNSLDIPPFIIRFNDRLATIIEDLMKEMEQSNVGKERALKSQTELLVIELLRHILKNRLFLEELSTNSTYFKDPRLIDLFNYIKTNLGGDLSNKILAKVANVSEDYVGQYFKMLTGINPQDYIEYQRMEAAVELLRTTKKSIRDIGKEVGYKDTAYFCRRFKMMYGVPAGKMRRRESLINV; this is encoded by the coding sequence ATGGAATACTACAATAAAGTTATTGAATCGATTAATGTCCGCTTTTTAAAGGGCAATAATTATCAGGTGGAAAAGCCTGCAACAATAGTTAACTACGAGGAACCTGAAAATACGCTAGTCCTGCTTCATCATGGTTCTTTGAAATTTGGTGAAGACCAAGAATTAGTTAACGAAGGCGAAGTACTTTTCTTACCTGGAGGCCAGAAAACTGTTCTGACTTTTGGCGGAAGCGCCAAAAAAAGCGAAATGAGCTTAGATCAGTTTACGGAATCCAAGCGAAAGCACCTTCAAAGTTTAAGTTTCAGAGAGATTAAGAACACTGAAGATGACTGTATTTCTATGGTCAGCTTTGAATCTAAAGTGTTTGATGTTGTTAATTTCTTCAACTCTCTTGATATCCCTCCTTTCATCATTAGGTTCAACGATCGTTTGGCTACGATCATAGAAGATTTGATGAAGGAAATGGAGCAAAGCAATGTTGGAAAAGAACGCGCTTTAAAATCACAAACTGAATTATTGGTCATCGAATTATTGAGACATATTCTCAAAAATAGATTATTTCTTGAGGAATTGTCCACCAATTCTACCTACTTCAAAGATCCTAGATTAATAGACCTGTTCAATTACATCAAGACCAACCTTGGCGGAGACCTTTCAAATAAGATTCTAGCCAAAGTTGCCAATGTTTCCGAGGACTACGTAGGTCAATATTTCAAGATGCTAACAGGTATTAATCCTCAGGATTACATAGAATATCAAAGAATGGAGGCTGCAGTTGAGCTTTTGAGAACAACCAAGAAATCAATCCGGGATATCGGGAAAGAGGTTGGTTATAAAGATACCGCTTACTTCTGTAGACGTTTTAAAATGATGTACGGAGTACCAGCTGGTAAAATGAGAAGGAGAGAATCCTTAATTAACGTTTAA
- a CDS encoding phage holin family protein, translated as MLNIGDIVQTVKGIVETKIDIVKHDIQEEFLGIISRLLLLFFMAAICLLVLLFFSFSLAFYLSQFTNTPFMGFLLVGLIYLAILGFLYVSRYSKSIQRNIQSGMKVFIFNARKIKNNKDEQGT; from the coding sequence ATGTTAAATATTGGAGATATAGTTCAGACAGTCAAAGGAATTGTTGAGACTAAAATCGATATTGTTAAGCATGACATTCAAGAAGAGTTTCTAGGAATTATTTCCAGACTATTGCTGCTTTTCTTTATGGCAGCAATCTGTTTACTAGTGCTTTTGTTTTTCAGCTTTTCACTTGCTTTCTATCTCAGTCAATTTACCAACACGCCTTTCATGGGCTTCTTGTTAGTAGGTCTGATTTACTTGGCAATTTTAGGCTTTCTTTACGTTAGTAGATATTCTAAAAGTATTCAGAGAAATATTCAAAGTGGTATGAAGGTATTCATTTTCAATGCCCGGAAGATTAAGAATAATAAAGATGAGCAAGGAACTTGA
- the panD gene encoding aspartate 1-decarboxylase, with protein MQIQVLKSKIHRVKITQAELHYVGSVTIDEDLMDAANLIENEKVQIVNINNGERLETYVITGERGSGQICLNGPAARKAQVGDVVIIISYAGMEQSEAKQHKPIVIFPDDNNKII; from the coding sequence ATGCAAATCCAAGTATTAAAATCTAAAATCCATCGAGTTAAAATAACCCAGGCAGAACTACATTATGTAGGTTCCGTAACTATTGATGAAGACTTAATGGATGCAGCCAATTTGATCGAGAATGAAAAAGTTCAAATTGTCAATATCAATAATGGGGAACGATTAGAAACCTATGTGATTACTGGCGAGAGAGGTAGCGGACAGATATGCTTAAATGGCCCAGCCGCAAGAAAGGCACAAGTTGGGGATGTAGTCATCATTATTTCTTATGCAGGCATGGAGCAGTCGGAAGCCAAGCAACATAAACCTATCGTTATCTTCCCAGACGATAATAACAAAATCATTTGA
- the panC gene encoding pantoate--beta-alanine ligase has translation MQVLKTGAEWQKIWLQSLQSQKIIGFVPTMGALHEGHLDLIRNSKKSNDITVVSIFVNPIQFNNQEDFDNYPSLIKEDLALLEKENVDVVYLPDPQSMYPEKPVLSMHFGDLESVLEGAFRPGHFSGVGIIVSKLFNIIRPHQAFFGQKDLQQVAVIKRMVKDLSFQTEIITVPTRREEDGLALSSRNLRLSKEERDASLILIESLNLAKNELLAGKDWLAVRNQIQQKFEDEPLANLEYFELINPDNFQVIESIAQSKASSICVASYIGNIRLIDNLPIIP, from the coding sequence GTGCAGGTTTTAAAAACGGGAGCAGAATGGCAAAAAATATGGCTCCAATCGCTCCAAAGCCAGAAAATCATCGGTTTCGTACCTACAATGGGCGCCTTACATGAAGGGCATTTAGATCTGATTAGAAACTCCAAGAAATCAAATGATATTACAGTAGTTTCTATCTTCGTAAACCCCATTCAGTTCAATAATCAAGAGGATTTTGACAATTATCCATCCCTAATCAAGGAGGATTTAGCCCTTTTGGAGAAAGAAAATGTGGACGTAGTTTACCTTCCCGATCCCCAAAGTATGTACCCTGAAAAACCAGTTCTAAGCATGCATTTTGGTGACTTGGAATCTGTTTTAGAAGGCGCTTTTAGACCGGGACATTTCAGTGGGGTAGGCATTATCGTTTCTAAACTTTTTAATATTATCCGACCTCATCAGGCTTTCTTTGGTCAGAAAGATTTACAGCAGGTGGCTGTAATCAAAAGAATGGTTAAAGACCTTTCCTTTCAGACAGAAATTATCACTGTGCCCACTCGCAGGGAAGAAGACGGCTTAGCATTGTCCTCCAGAAACTTGAGACTTAGTAAAGAAGAAAGAGATGCATCTTTAATCCTGATAGAAAGTTTAAATCTTGCTAAAAATGAACTTTTAGCTGGTAAAGATTGGTTGGCAGTTCGAAACCAAATTCAGCAAAAATTTGAGGATGAGCCACTGGCCAATTTAGAGTATTTTGAGCTTATCAACCCAGATAATTTTCAAGTCATTGAATCCATTGCACAGTCAAAAGCTTCCAGTATCTGTGTAGCTTCTTATATTGGAAATATCAGATTAATAGATAACCTTCCAATAATTCCTTAA
- a CDS encoding lysylphosphatidylglycerol synthase transmembrane domain-containing protein, producing the protein MNNQKLKQWIQVAISLGIAVWIFWFLYKDIAIESLIQQIKTSNWLWIGASIFISFFGYYLRGWRWTLLIHEVEGKKVTPNRGYHATMVGYLVNLLIPRAGEVAKCGVLTRTNGVSLGHLLGTVILERSVDLLCLIATIFLAFILQNELFIELAGQLVNIDSLLASLQSNLPIVFGGLLVLILILRLIFKRFSDHGIINKIQHFFREIGGGLKRIGQMDNPWGFWIGSIVLWIIYFMTMYLVSLGISSTANLSSGEVLLVMVMGSIGMVAPVQGGIGTFHALVAFILIQFGVSEVDGKIFAAIIHGTQLILVIVLGLISWLTMMKLPTYKQPESH; encoded by the coding sequence ATGAACAATCAAAAGCTTAAACAATGGATCCAGGTGGCCATTTCCTTAGGGATAGCCGTCTGGATTTTTTGGTTTTTATATAAAGATATTGCCATTGAAAGCCTGATTCAGCAAATTAAAACCAGTAATTGGTTATGGATTGGAGCTTCTATATTTATCTCCTTTTTTGGCTATTATTTAAGAGGCTGGAGATGGACTTTATTGATTCATGAGGTGGAAGGAAAGAAAGTCACTCCCAACCGAGGTTATCATGCCACCATGGTTGGGTACTTGGTAAACTTACTTATTCCTCGAGCAGGTGAAGTTGCAAAATGCGGGGTGTTAACGCGAACGAATGGGGTTTCTTTAGGACATTTATTAGGCACCGTCATCTTAGAGCGAAGTGTAGATTTGCTTTGCCTTATTGCTACCATTTTTCTAGCATTCATCTTACAAAACGAATTATTTATTGAGCTAGCAGGCCAATTAGTGAATATAGATTCACTTTTAGCAAGCTTACAATCCAATTTGCCCATTGTTTTTGGAGGATTATTAGTGCTAATCCTAATTCTCAGGTTAATCTTCAAAAGGTTTTCTGATCATGGTATCATTAATAAAATCCAACACTTCTTTCGGGAAATTGGTGGAGGATTAAAAAGAATTGGCCAGATGGATAATCCATGGGGCTTTTGGATAGGATCAATTGTGCTTTGGATCATTTATTTCATGACCATGTATCTTGTATCTTTGGGTATAAGTAGCACTGCCAATTTGTCCAGTGGAGAAGTCCTTTTAGTCATGGTTATGGGAAGTATTGGCATGGTAGCGCCTGTTCAAGGGGGAATTGGTACCTTTCACGCACTTGTGGCCTTTATTTTGATCCAATTTGGAGTATCAGAAGTGGATGGTAAAATTTTCGCAGCCATCATCCATGGAACACAGTTAATTCTGGTTATTGTATTAGGTTTAATAAGTTGGTTAACCATGATGAAATTACCGACCTATAAACAACCTGAAAGTCATTAA
- a CDS encoding acyl-CoA dehydrogenase: protein MDFQLTEEHLAVKEAAREFAQTELLPGVIERDTHGIFPKEQVKKMGELGFLGMMVKPENNGGGMDTLSYVIAMEELSKIDASASVAMSVNNSLVCWGLEKYGTEAQKEKYLRPLASGEVLGAFCLSEPEAGSDATSQRTEAKLNGDHYILNGTKNWITNGNSASIYLVIAQTHPELGHKGISVFIVEREWDGFVVGKKEDKLGIRGSDTHSLMFTDVKVPVENRIGEEGFGFTYAMETLNGGRIGIAAQALGIAAGAYELALAYSKEREAFGKPISKHQAIQFKLADMATQIEAARLLVYKAAWTKDQGEDYSQASAIAKLYASQVAMDVTVEAIQVHGGYGYVKEYHVERLMRDAKITQIYEGTSEIQKIVISRSLLR, encoded by the coding sequence ATGGATTTTCAATTGACAGAAGAGCATCTTGCAGTAAAAGAAGCGGCCAGAGAATTTGCCCAAACTGAGCTTTTACCAGGTGTAATTGAAAGAGATACCCATGGGATTTTCCCAAAAGAACAGGTCAAAAAAATGGGGGAACTGGGATTTTTGGGAATGATGGTCAAGCCTGAAAATAATGGCGGCGGAATGGATACTTTATCCTATGTGATAGCCATGGAGGAACTGTCCAAAATTGATGCTTCTGCTTCAGTAGCCATGTCTGTCAATAACTCTTTGGTCTGCTGGGGACTTGAAAAATATGGGACCGAAGCCCAAAAAGAAAAATACTTAAGACCCTTGGCATCAGGAGAAGTTTTAGGAGCTTTTTGTTTATCGGAGCCAGAAGCTGGTTCGGATGCCACCTCCCAGCGAACAGAGGCCAAACTTAATGGAGATCATTACATTTTAAATGGTACGAAAAATTGGATTACCAATGGCAATTCTGCCAGTATATACTTGGTCATTGCCCAAACTCATCCGGAATTAGGCCATAAAGGAATTTCTGTATTTATTGTAGAAAGAGAGTGGGATGGATTTGTCGTAGGTAAAAAAGAAGATAAGCTAGGAATTCGAGGCTCTGACACCCATTCACTCATGTTTACCGATGTCAAAGTTCCTGTAGAAAATAGAATTGGAGAAGAAGGCTTTGGTTTTACTTATGCCATGGAAACACTTAATGGAGGCAGAATTGGCATTGCTGCTCAAGCTCTTGGAATTGCTGCAGGAGCCTATGAATTGGCTTTGGCTTATTCAAAAGAACGCGAAGCTTTTGGCAAACCCATCAGTAAACATCAAGCCATTCAATTTAAACTTGCAGATATGGCAACCCAAATTGAAGCGGCTCGTCTGTTAGTCTACAAAGCCGCTTGGACCAAAGATCAAGGCGAAGATTACTCTCAAGCTTCGGCGATAGCAAAATTATATGCTTCTCAAGTTGCGATGGATGTCACAGTAGAAGCGATTCAGGTTCATGGAGGCTATGGCTATGTCAAAGAGTATCACGTAGAAAGATTAATGAGAGATGCTAAGATCACTCAGATCTACGAGGGCACTTCAGAGATACAAAAAATAGTAATATCCAGAAGTTTATTAAGATAA
- a CDS encoding zinc metallopeptidase, whose protein sequence is MIFVIVILFAIAGFAVSSRLKSKFKKYSQTPLQANLSGAEIAKLMLADNNISDVQVVCVEGQLTDHYNPANRTVNLSPDVYYGRNAASAAVASHECGHAVQHATSYTWLNLRSTLVPIQHSAGKILNIVLIASLFGGFALGLPIPFIGYIVVGSYSVITLFTIVTLPVEFDASSRALAWVKTRNIVTPSEYEMSKDALKWAAMTYVVAALASITTLAYYIMVFFGGRD, encoded by the coding sequence ATGATTTTTGTCATTGTAATCCTTTTTGCCATCGCCGGTTTCGCGGTCAGTTCAAGGCTAAAAAGCAAATTCAAAAAATATTCTCAGACTCCTTTGCAGGCAAACCTGTCAGGGGCTGAAATCGCCAAATTAATGTTGGCAGATAATAACATCTCAGATGTTCAGGTAGTTTGTGTGGAAGGTCAATTAACAGACCATTACAACCCAGCAAACAGAACAGTCAACTTGAGCCCAGATGTTTATTATGGTAGAAATGCAGCTTCTGCAGCAGTTGCATCGCACGAGTGTGGGCACGCGGTGCAGCATGCAACTTCTTACACTTGGTTAAACCTGAGGTCTACCCTAGTTCCAATTCAGCATAGTGCTGGCAAGATTTTAAATATTGTCTTGATCGCTTCCCTATTTGGAGGTTTTGCTTTGGGACTCCCCATTCCTTTTATAGGCTACATTGTGGTTGGTTCCTATAGTGTCATCACACTATTTACCATCGTTACGCTTCCTGTGGAATTTGATGCAAGTAGCCGGGCTTTGGCATGGGTAAAAACCCGAAACATCGTAACGCCTAGTGAGTATGAGATGTCTAAAGATGCTCTTAAATGGGCTGCCATGACTTATGTGGTTGCGGCATTAGCCTCTATCACCACTTTAGCATACTATATCATGGTGTTTTTCGGAGGAAGAGATTGA
- a CDS encoding LOG family protein encodes MSNKEEQKQEERIRQAFKERDWNEIKSSDSWVIFRVMAEFVDGFEKLAKIGPCVSIFGSARTARDHKHYKTAEEIAAKLVRHGYGVITGGGPGIMEAGNKGAHSEGGKSVGLNIELPFEQFNNIYIDRDKLMTFDYFFVRKVMFVKYSQGFVVLPGGFGTMDEFFEALTLIQTNKIGRFPIVLVGKDYWTGLLDWIKNTLLEHQYISETDLDLFCIVEDATEAVKVIDEFYSKYLLSPNF; translated from the coding sequence ATGAGCAATAAGGAAGAACAAAAACAGGAAGAAAGAATCCGACAGGCTTTTAAAGAAAGAGATTGGAATGAGATAAAAAGCTCAGATTCCTGGGTGATTTTTAGAGTGATGGCTGAATTTGTTGATGGTTTTGAAAAACTAGCGAAAATTGGTCCTTGTGTATCCATCTTTGGGTCGGCAAGAACTGCAAGAGATCATAAACATTATAAAACTGCTGAAGAAATTGCTGCCAAGCTAGTTAGGCATGGCTACGGGGTCATCACCGGTGGTGGACCAGGAATCATGGAAGCCGGTAACAAAGGAGCTCATTCGGAAGGTGGTAAATCTGTTGGATTAAACATTGAGCTGCCTTTCGAACAATTCAACAATATTTACATTGACAGGGATAAACTCATGACCTTTGATTACTTCTTTGTGAGAAAGGTGATGTTTGTGAAATATTCTCAGGGATTTGTCGTCCTCCCGGGAGGATTCGGTACCATGGATGAGTTTTTTGAAGCACTTACCTTAATTCAAACCAATAAAATTGGCCGATTCCCGATTGTCTTAGTAGGAAAAGATTATTGGACAGGTTTGCTGGATTGGATTAAAAACACGCTTTTGGAACACCAATATATTAGTGAGACAGACTTAGACCTTTTTTGTATCGTAGAAGATGCAACAGAAGCCGTAAAAGTTATTGATGAATTCTACAGCAAATACTTGCTTAGCCCTAATTTCTAA
- a CDS encoding phosphoglycerol geranylgeranyltransferase, whose protein sequence is MLKKSKKVSKLLKDLHQSKSKGLAWLIDPDKWQGTDHFLKNFSWVQESGLDLILIGGSHLEKNNFDKVVSTIRQHTGKIPIVIFPGSQMQLSEAADAILFLSLISGRNPEFLIGQQVAAAPLVNSMGLEVLPTGYLLVNDGEIHSVHAVSQTLPIPNSKSKLVKATALAGYFLGMRYFFLDAGSGAQKPVSSQVIETLSKAISCPLIIGGGIDSQEKVREAYEAGADLVVLGNSIEKDPDFLAEVLNFKAWYNSTLNVN, encoded by the coding sequence ATGCTGAAGAAATCGAAAAAGGTAAGTAAACTCCTCAAGGATCTGCACCAGTCGAAAAGTAAAGGTTTGGCTTGGTTAATAGATCCTGATAAATGGCAGGGAACCGATCATTTTCTAAAAAATTTCTCTTGGGTTCAAGAGTCAGGTTTAGATCTGATATTGATTGGGGGAAGCCATTTAGAAAAGAATAATTTTGATAAGGTAGTTTCTACTATTCGGCAACATACTGGTAAGATTCCGATTGTTATTTTCCCAGGATCTCAAATGCAGCTTTCGGAGGCTGCAGACGCTATTTTATTTTTATCTCTAATCTCAGGTAGAAATCCAGAGTTTTTGATTGGTCAGCAGGTAGCGGCAGCTCCCCTTGTAAATTCTATGGGGTTGGAAGTGCTGCCAACAGGCTATTTACTTGTTAATGATGGTGAGATTCACAGTGTTCATGCAGTAAGTCAAACCTTGCCCATCCCTAATTCTAAATCGAAGCTGGTAAAGGCCACCGCTTTGGCAGGTTACTTTTTGGGAATGAGGTATTTCTTTTTAGATGCTGGAAGCGGTGCTCAAAAGCCTGTTTCAAGTCAAGTGATCGAAACCCTCTCAAAAGCCATTTCATGCCCTTTGATTATTGGTGGAGGTATTGATTCTCAGGAAAAAGTAAGAGAAGCCTATGAAGCGGGAGCTGACTTAGTTGTGCTTGGTAATAGCATAGAAAAAGACCCCGACTTTTTAGCCGAGGTCTTAAATTTTAAGGCTTGGTATAATTCTACGTTAAACGTTAATTAA
- a CDS encoding YkgJ family cysteine cluster protein yields the protein MNLADKSQAVLNLFGDLEEESKLFTSKSGLGCLNGCGACCSKPEVSASALEFLPLAFDLYKKGLAESSLELLDKEGEGASCLMYKSHSLDGKMGFCGNYSNRGMICRLFGASYRKNKYGQKDIITCKILKENKEEAFLKASISINDELPIPNATKYYMHLEEIDEALCRQVPINLAIGRALELVLRFKFYEEEEIEVLT from the coding sequence ATGAATCTAGCTGATAAGTCTCAGGCCGTTCTGAATTTATTCGGAGACCTTGAGGAGGAATCAAAATTATTTACCTCCAAAAGTGGCTTAGGCTGTCTGAATGGATGTGGTGCGTGTTGTTCCAAGCCTGAAGTTTCGGCGAGCGCATTAGAATTTTTACCTCTTGCTTTTGATTTATATAAGAAGGGGTTGGCTGAGTCCAGCTTAGAATTGTTAGATAAAGAAGGGGAGGGTGCTAGTTGCTTAATGTATAAGTCCCATTCTTTGGATGGGAAAATGGGCTTTTGTGGCAACTATTCCAACAGAGGGATGATCTGCAGACTTTTTGGAGCTTCCTATCGGAAGAATAAATATGGTCAGAAAGATATAATCACCTGTAAAATCCTGAAGGAAAATAAAGAGGAAGCATTTTTAAAGGCCAGTATCTCGATAAATGATGAATTGCCAATACCAAATGCCACTAAATATTACATGCATTTAGAGGAGATAGATGAAGCCTTATGTAGGCAGGTTCCCATTAATCTTGCTATTGGTAGAGCTTTAGAACTTGTGCTTAGGTTTAAGTTTTATGAAGAAGAAGAAATAGAGGTGCTCACCTAA
- a CDS encoding glycogen/starch synthase encodes MSKLRILYVASEINPFLQTSEVANFLRSLPQAMQEKGMEIRILVPRFGLINERKNRLHEVVRLSGINIAVGEEEKPLVIKVASIPNAKLQVYFIDNEDYFQRKSVFHDKQQKFYEDNDERAIFFCKGVIETVKKLGWAPDIVHCNDWMTSLIPMYLKTTYKNEPLFKDTKSVFAIYNNGFSHTFGDDLLNKVKMVDIDDTILAPLKSKDFEGFISMGMQYADMVVKGGEVSDKLNQLIEDFSKDKKFEISIEAEEQAHEELYGIYTTLAG; translated from the coding sequence ATGTCTAAACTACGTATCCTCTACGTTGCAAGTGAAATCAACCCTTTTCTCCAAACTTCCGAAGTAGCCAATTTCCTAAGATCTCTTCCTCAAGCGATGCAAGAGAAAGGAATGGAAATTCGAATTTTGGTGCCAAGATTTGGTTTGATCAATGAAAGAAAAAACAGACTTCACGAAGTAGTTCGTCTTTCAGGAATCAATATTGCAGTGGGAGAAGAAGAAAAACCTTTAGTAATCAAAGTGGCTTCCATTCCGAATGCGAAATTGCAGGTCTACTTCATAGATAACGAGGATTACTTCCAGCGTAAGAGCGTGTTCCATGACAAGCAGCAGAAATTTTACGAAGATAACGACGAAAGAGCGATCTTCTTCTGTAAGGGAGTTATAGAGACTGTTAAGAAATTGGGTTGGGCTCCTGATATCGTGCATTGTAATGACTGGATGACCAGTTTAATTCCAATGTATTTGAAAACGACCTACAAAAACGAACCTTTATTTAAAGATACTAAATCTGTTTTTGCTATTTATAACAACGGATTTTCTCATACCTTTGGCGACGATTTGTTAAACAAGGTTAAGATGGTAGACATAGATGATACTATTTTAGCACCTTTGAAAAGCAAAGACTTTGAAGGCTTTATCAGCATGGGAATGCAGTATGCAGACATGGTGGTGAAAGGCGGAGAAGTGTCAGATAAATTGAACCAACTAATAGAGGATTTCTCAAAAGACAAGAAGTTTGAAATCAGCATCGAAGCAGAAGAACAGGCTCATGAAGAGCTCTACGGCATTTACACAACACTCGCCGGCTAA
- a CDS encoding lytic transglycosylase domain-containing protein: protein MKNTHFYLIYFLLILSIGMSAYAIFKSPSTSSPLANPVAGEEMLQSMPRPSRDSVMLFDIPAELTFAGEKVPLEIADVKERLEREIYVNAYWQSNMILLMKRSSKFIPEIEEILKANGVPDDFKYLAMAESALMNVASPAGAKGFWQFLSSTGKEYGLEVSKDVDERYHLQKATLAATKYLNKSHAKFGDWTAVAASYNMGQTGFSRRQSEQLIDNYYDLYLNDETSRYMFRILAFKVIFENPGAFGFHLKESDFYQNPPLKTIEVDDDIKNLAAWAKQNGSSYKELKLYNPWLRDRDLNVKRGKSYQIVLPQ, encoded by the coding sequence ATGAAGAACACCCATTTTTATCTTATTTATTTTCTTTTGATTTTGAGTATTGGGATGTCCGCTTATGCGATTTTCAAATCTCCATCAACAAGTTCCCCATTAGCCAATCCAGTGGCTGGTGAGGAAATGCTTCAGAGCATGCCTAGACCCTCGAGAGATTCGGTCATGTTATTTGATATACCCGCAGAATTGACTTTTGCAGGAGAAAAAGTCCCGTTAGAAATAGCGGATGTCAAAGAGCGACTGGAGCGTGAAATATATGTGAATGCCTATTGGCAATCCAATATGATTCTCCTTATGAAGCGTTCGTCAAAGTTCATCCCAGAAATAGAGGAAATCCTGAAAGCAAATGGGGTTCCTGATGATTTCAAATACTTAGCTATGGCTGAGTCTGCTTTAATGAATGTTGCCTCTCCTGCAGGAGCAAAGGGTTTTTGGCAATTTCTATCCTCTACCGGAAAGGAATATGGGTTAGAAGTCTCCAAGGACGTCGATGAAAGGTATCACCTGCAGAAAGCTACTTTGGCAGCTACCAAATACCTGAATAAATCTCATGCAAAATTCGGAGACTGGACTGCAGTTGCAGCAAGTTACAATATGGGTCAAACTGGTTTTAGCAGAAGACAATCCGAGCAATTAATTGACAATTACTACGACTTATACCTCAATGATGAAACAAGCAGATACATGTTTCGGATTTTAGCTTTTAAAGTCATTTTTGAAAATCCCGGAGCCTTTGGCTTTCACCTGAAAGAGAGTGATTTTTATCAAAACCCTCCACTTAAAACCATAGAAGTGGATGATGATATTAAAAACCTGGCCGCTTGGGCAAAACAAAATGGCAGTAGCTATAAGGAGCTAAAATTATACAATCCTTGGCTGAGAGATAGGGACCTTAATGTGAAAAGAGGTAAGTCATACCAAATAGTACTTCCTCAATAA